A part of Thermotoga petrophila RKU-1 genomic DNA contains:
- a CDS encoding DMT family transporter has translation MTLERFFAWLVVVFWGISFLATKVVVQVLDPFFAGFLRFIFAFFFLFLISGGRPKLFNKNIVMAGFWGVFSYFAFENSALMFTEPTNAAIIVSSAPVFFLLFSHLVQKKKTTSKMYLGVILSFLGVALVVLNGRFVLKLNPLGDLLAFGAALSWVFYTHHIESLGSLSFRENAGIMFWGVVFFLPFSAGKFWQISEMNSIVVISLLYLGLVCSGLAYFLWNKAIERLGSRTTTNMIYYIPVVTAVAEHLLKLKLPSALLVGGVVLVVIGLLIFEREVHYETEDSTRGMRKDRTEETRSSAD, from the coding sequence ATGACTTTGGAAAGGTTCTTCGCGTGGCTCGTTGTGGTGTTCTGGGGGATCTCTTTTCTTGCCACCAAAGTGGTAGTTCAGGTTCTGGATCCGTTCTTTGCGGGTTTTCTGAGGTTCATCTTCGCTTTCTTTTTTCTTTTCCTCATATCCGGTGGAAGACCAAAGCTTTTCAATAAAAATATCGTGATGGCTGGCTTTTGGGGAGTGTTCAGCTACTTCGCGTTCGAGAATTCCGCCCTCATGTTCACAGAGCCCACCAACGCAGCGATCATAGTGTCTTCAGCTCCTGTATTCTTTCTCCTTTTCTCGCATCTCGTTCAGAAAAAGAAAACCACTTCGAAGATGTACCTGGGTGTGATCCTGTCCTTTCTCGGGGTGGCCCTCGTCGTTTTGAACGGCAGGTTCGTTCTGAAACTGAATCCCCTCGGAGACCTTCTCGCCTTCGGCGCGGCTCTGTCGTGGGTCTTTTACACTCACCACATAGAAAGTCTCGGGAGTCTCTCCTTCAGAGAAAACGCGGGGATCATGTTCTGGGGCGTTGTGTTCTTCCTTCCTTTCTCAGCCGGAAAGTTCTGGCAGATAAGCGAGATGAACTCAATCGTTGTGATTTCTCTTCTTTATCTGGGACTCGTCTGCTCGGGTCTTGCTTACTTTCTCTGGAACAAAGCCATAGAGAGACTGGGAAGCAGAACGACAACGAACATGATATACTACATACCAGTTGTAACGGCCGTGGCGGAACACCTGCTGAAACTGAAACTTCCCTCCGCTCTTCTTGTGGGAGGAGTTGTGCTTGTGGTGATTGGTCTTTTGATCTTCGAAAGGGAGGTTCATTATGAAACTGAGGATAGCACTCGTGGGATGCGGAAGGATCGGACAGAAGAAACACGTTCCAGCGCTGATTGA
- a CDS encoding rhomboid family intramembrane serine protease, with protein sequence MRKRAVYFILLFNAFIFVMMTFSGVFSTRDPVLQMLLLLRYGAQYGPRVDAGDWFRLITALFVHGGILHILFNSYALYYFGLIVEDIYGTEKFLVGYFFTGIVGNLATHVFYHDTISVGASGAIFGLIGILFAAGFRKDTPFFMKPVTGMSLLPIILINVVYGFLPGTNINNAAHLGGFLSGMLLGYTMRPFSWKRRTLWRVLAIVVVSLVVLSYVFLIRQIPEIDEAIRRFKAG encoded by the coding sequence ATGAGAAAACGGGCTGTCTATTTCATTCTGCTCTTCAACGCGTTCATATTCGTGATGATGACCTTTTCTGGTGTTTTCTCGACCAGGGATCCTGTTCTTCAGATGCTGCTTTTGTTGAGATACGGAGCGCAGTACGGTCCCAGAGTCGACGCGGGAGACTGGTTCAGGTTGATCACCGCTCTGTTCGTCCACGGAGGAATACTCCACATACTGTTCAATTCATACGCGCTTTACTACTTTGGCCTGATCGTGGAGGATATATACGGAACGGAGAAGTTCCTGGTCGGTTATTTCTTCACCGGAATCGTGGGTAATCTGGCAACGCACGTGTTCTACCACGACACAATCTCCGTCGGGGCTAGTGGTGCCATCTTTGGCCTCATCGGAATACTCTTCGCGGCGGGTTTTCGAAAGGACACACCCTTCTTCATGAAACCTGTGACCGGCATGTCGCTTCTTCCCATCATTCTGATCAACGTTGTGTACGGATTTCTCCCGGGCACGAACATCAACAACGCGGCTCATCTTGGAGGTTTCCTGTCTGGAATGCTTCTTGGATACACGATGAGACCCTTCTCGTGGAAAAGGAGGACCCTCTGGAGGGTCCTCGCGATAGTCGTCGTTTCGCTCGTCGTTCTCTCTTACGTTTTCCTGATTAGACAGATCCCGGAGATCGACGAAGCGATCAGAAGGTTCAAAGCAGGATGA
- a CDS encoding amino acid ABC transporter permease, which translates to MPEWLSVIVDNLPLLLKGALRTLQLTSLAVLIGLAIGIFVGMGRLSKYRIIRYPSSIYVEFLRGTPLMVQLFLVYFGLPELGLEFDRFTAAVVALGINSGAYVAEIVRAGIQSVPKGQYEAARSLGMSHAQAMIYVILPQAFRHILPALGNEFIALAKDSSLAMVIGTVELMRSAQYIVSRTFMSFPIYGGVALIYFAITFSVSRLVKFVEGRLKV; encoded by the coding sequence ATGCCGGAATGGTTGAGCGTAATTGTGGATAATCTACCGCTCCTTCTGAAGGGTGCCCTGCGCACCCTTCAGCTTACTTCTCTGGCCGTTCTCATAGGGCTCGCCATAGGGATCTTCGTCGGCATGGGAAGGCTCTCGAAGTACCGGATCATAAGGTACCCGTCTTCTATCTACGTGGAGTTTCTCAGGGGAACACCCCTGATGGTCCAGCTGTTTCTCGTGTACTTTGGACTTCCCGAACTGGGGCTCGAATTCGACAGGTTCACAGCCGCTGTCGTTGCGCTCGGAATAAACAGCGGTGCGTACGTTGCCGAGATCGTGAGGGCGGGGATACAATCCGTTCCAAAAGGACAGTACGAGGCGGCGAGATCTCTCGGTATGTCACACGCACAGGCGATGATCTATGTGATCCTTCCCCAGGCCTTCAGGCACATACTTCCGGCCCTCGGAAACGAGTTCATCGCCCTCGCAAAGGACAGTTCCCTCGCCATGGTGATAGGAACCGTGGAACTCATGAGAAGCGCTCAATACATCGTGAGCAGAACCTTCATGAGTTTCCCCATATACGGTGGTGTTGCGCTGATCTACTTTGCCATAACTTTCTCCGTTTCCAGACTGGTGAAGTTCGTGGAAGGAAGGTTGAAAGTATGA
- a CDS encoding rod shape-determining protein, which yields MLRKDIGIDLGTANTLVFLRGKGIVVNEPSVIAIDSTTGEILKVGLEAKNMIGKTPATIKAIRPMRDGVIADYTVALVMLRYFINKAKGGMNLFKPRVVIGVPIGITDVERRAILDAGLEAGASKVFLIEEPMAAAIGSNLNVEEPSGNMVVDIGGGTTEVAVISLGSIVTWESIRIAGDEMDEAIVQYVRETYRVAIGERTAERVKIEIGNVFPSKENDELETTVSGIDLSTGLPRKLTLKGGEVREALRSVVVAIVESVRTTLEKTPPELVSDIIERGIFLTGGGSLLRGLDTLLQKETGISVIRSEEPLTAVAKGAGMVLDKVNILKKLQGAG from the coding sequence GTGTTGAGAAAAGACATAGGAATAGATCTCGGTACGGCGAACACCCTCGTTTTTCTCAGAGGGAAAGGCATTGTGGTGAATGAACCATCGGTGATAGCGATAGATTCGACCACAGGTGAGATACTGAAGGTCGGTCTCGAAGCGAAAAACATGATAGGAAAAACTCCCGCCACGATCAAGGCCATAAGGCCCATGAGGGATGGCGTTATAGCGGACTACACCGTGGCCCTTGTGATGCTCAGGTATTTCATAAACAAAGCCAAGGGCGGAATGAATCTGTTCAAACCTCGTGTGGTTATAGGAGTTCCCATAGGAATAACGGATGTGGAAAGGAGAGCCATTCTCGATGCTGGGCTCGAGGCGGGTGCCAGTAAGGTCTTTCTCATAGAAGAGCCCATGGCGGCTGCTATAGGCTCAAATCTCAACGTCGAAGAGCCCTCCGGGAACATGGTGGTGGACATCGGTGGAGGAACGACGGAGGTCGCCGTCATCTCCCTTGGAAGCATTGTCACGTGGGAGTCGATACGTATCGCTGGAGACGAAATGGACGAAGCCATAGTTCAGTACGTGAGGGAGACCTATCGGGTAGCGATCGGTGAGAGAACGGCCGAACGGGTGAAGATAGAGATAGGGAACGTCTTCCCATCCAAAGAAAACGATGAGCTCGAAACGACGGTTTCCGGGATAGACCTTTCCACTGGACTGCCCAGAAAACTCACTCTGAAAGGAGGAGAGGTGAGGGAAGCCCTCAGGAGTGTGGTGGTAGCCATAGTGGAGAGCGTGAGAACCACTCTGGAAAAAACGCCTCCCGAGCTCGTTTCCGACATCATAGAACGCGGAATTTTCCTCACCGGCGGCGGGTCTCTTCTAAGAGGGCTCGACACTCTGCTTCAGAAAGAAACGGGGATCAGTGTCATCAGGTCCGAAGAGCCGCTCACCGCTGTGGCTAAAGGAGCGGGAATGGTTCTGGACAAGGTGAACATTCTGAAGAAGCTTCAGGGTGCCGGGTGA
- a CDS encoding Gfo/Idh/MocA family protein encodes MKLRIALVGCGRIGQKKHVPALIETRDLFETVAVCDLVEERANRAAEQFEKSGLRRPETMTNYRELLKREDVDVISIATESGKHYQITMEALEAGKHVLVEKPMALSTKHMNEMVELSKRKNLKLGVFFQNRFNPPVQEVRKKLDSGAFGKIFYASVAVRWNRNEDYYKQASWRGTWEMDGGVLMNQSTHAIDLLQWFLGGEIEEIYGHIANTNHPYIEAEDEGFAIVKFKGGKTGLIEATSNVFPRNLEETLAIFGEKGTVVIGGLAVNRILTWRFEGEEGHPFMNLPDPDTVYGDSHKYVYRDFYEAVTNDRKPYISGEDGKKAVEIVLGIYRSFLEGRPVKYPFDFSTEEMKGVKLR; translated from the coding sequence ATGAAACTGAGGATAGCACTCGTGGGATGCGGAAGGATCGGACAGAAGAAACACGTTCCAGCGCTGATTGAAACACGTGATTTGTTCGAAACGGTGGCGGTGTGTGATCTCGTGGAAGAAAGGGCAAATCGCGCCGCCGAACAGTTCGAAAAGTCGGGCTTGAGAAGACCCGAGACAATGACGAACTACAGAGAGCTCCTCAAAAGAGAAGACGTAGACGTGATCTCCATAGCCACCGAGAGCGGAAAACACTACCAGATCACCATGGAGGCGCTCGAAGCTGGAAAACACGTCCTCGTGGAAAAACCCATGGCACTTTCGACGAAGCACATGAACGAGATGGTAGAACTCTCGAAACGAAAGAATCTAAAACTCGGTGTTTTCTTCCAGAACAGATTCAATCCACCCGTTCAGGAAGTGAGGAAAAAACTCGATTCGGGGGCGTTTGGAAAGATCTTCTACGCGTCTGTCGCCGTGAGGTGGAACAGAAACGAGGATTACTACAAACAGGCGAGCTGGAGAGGTACCTGGGAGATGGACGGCGGGGTCCTGATGAACCAGTCCACGCACGCCATAGATCTTCTTCAGTGGTTCCTCGGAGGAGAGATAGAGGAGATCTACGGGCACATAGCGAACACGAATCACCCGTACATAGAGGCGGAAGACGAAGGTTTCGCCATCGTGAAGTTCAAAGGTGGAAAGACGGGCCTGATAGAAGCAACGAGCAACGTGTTTCCGAGAAACCTAGAAGAGACACTCGCTATCTTCGGTGAGAAAGGAACGGTGGTCATCGGCGGACTCGCCGTCAACAGGATCCTCACCTGGAGATTCGAAGGGGAAGAGGGTCATCCGTTCATGAATCTACCGGATCCGGACACGGTGTACGGAGACAGTCACAAGTACGTGTACAGAGATTTCTACGAGGCCGTGACGAACGACAGGAAGCCTTACATCTCTGGAGAAGACGGCAAAAAAGCGGTGGAGATAGTTCTTGGAATATACAGGTCTTTCCTGGAAGGAAGACCGGTGAAGTACCCCTTCGACTTCTCCACAGAAGAGATGAAAGGAGTAAAACTTCGATGA
- a CDS encoding basic amino acid ABC transporter substrate-binding protein: MKKLLVVLVLLVSIVIFSGTIDEIKSRGYLLVGLSADFPPFEFVDENGNIAGFDVDLAKEIARRLGVELKIVDMTFDGLIPSLLTKKIDVIISGMTITEERKKVVAFSDPYFDAGQVIVVRKDSDFRPKTYEDLVGKTVAVQIGTTGDIEVSKYEGIKVVRFDKFTDAFLELKRGRADAVVLDSATARAFVAKNPDLVISSGVLSSEQYGIAVRKEDTDLLEFINSVLRELKKSPYDVLIEKWFSE; the protein is encoded by the coding sequence ATGAAAAAATTACTCGTGGTTTTGGTTCTTCTGGTTTCGATCGTGATCTTCTCTGGAACCATCGACGAGATCAAAAGCAGAGGATACCTGCTCGTTGGACTCTCCGCGGATTTTCCCCCATTCGAATTCGTCGATGAGAACGGTAACATCGCGGGTTTCGACGTCGATCTTGCAAAGGAAATCGCGAGAAGACTCGGTGTTGAGCTGAAGATCGTCGATATGACCTTCGACGGACTCATTCCGAGCCTGCTCACAAAGAAGATCGATGTGATCATCTCCGGCATGACGATCACGGAGGAGAGAAAGAAGGTCGTGGCCTTCTCCGATCCGTACTTCGACGCGGGACAGGTCATCGTAGTGAGGAAAGACAGTGACTTCCGACCGAAGACCTACGAAGATCTCGTAGGGAAAACCGTGGCTGTTCAGATCGGTACCACCGGAGACATAGAGGTTTCAAAGTACGAAGGTATCAAGGTCGTCAGGTTCGATAAATTCACGGACGCGTTTCTCGAACTGAAGAGAGGCCGAGCAGACGCGGTGGTGCTGGACTCCGCCACGGCAAGGGCCTTTGTGGCGAAGAATCCGGATCTTGTTATCTCGAGTGGAGTGCTCTCCAGCGAGCAGTACGGTATCGCCGTGAGGAAAGAGGACACGGATCTTCTGGAATTCATCAACAGCGTTTTGAGAGAGCTCAAAAAGAGTCCGTACGACGTGCTCATAGAAAAATGGTTCTCAGAGTGA
- a CDS encoding nucleotide sugar dehydrogenase: MLKEKLLNKTALLGVIGLGYVGLPLAVEKAKAGYKVLGFDIQKKRVDMVNRGENYIGDVVDEDLKDLVEKGMLRATTDFSEMKNCDVVTICVPTPLGKYKEPDLTYVINTAKEIAKYLHREMLVVLESTTYPGTTEEVVLPILESTGLKVGKDFYLAFSPERVDPGNRIYKTKNTPKVVGGVTEKCTELAKILYENVLEAPVHTVSSPRAAEMAKVLENTFRLVNISLINEVAIVARRMGINIWEVIDAAATKPFGFMPFYPGPGAGGHCIPIDPFYLAYKAKEYDVRLDLVEMAGEINDFMPEYVVMRVQDILNERKKPLNGSKVLLLGVAYKGDIDDTRESPALKVWDHLEKKKAVVEFFDPYVPEVKRGDRIHRRVELTEEYLKGVDIVVITTAHKNGVDYDFVVKNAPVVFDTKNITKDVKENRDKIILL, from the coding sequence GTGTTGAAAGAAAAACTTCTGAACAAAACGGCTCTTCTCGGAGTGATCGGCCTCGGGTACGTGGGCCTTCCACTCGCCGTTGAAAAAGCAAAAGCGGGATACAAAGTGTTAGGGTTCGATATCCAAAAGAAGAGGGTCGATATGGTGAACCGCGGGGAAAACTACATAGGAGACGTGGTCGACGAGGACCTCAAAGATCTTGTGGAAAAAGGTATGCTCAGGGCCACCACAGATTTTTCTGAGATGAAGAACTGCGACGTCGTCACGATATGCGTTCCAACACCGCTCGGGAAGTACAAGGAACCCGACCTCACCTACGTCATAAATACTGCAAAGGAGATTGCAAAGTACCTCCACAGAGAAATGCTTGTTGTGCTGGAGAGCACCACCTACCCGGGAACCACCGAGGAGGTCGTCCTGCCCATCCTGGAATCCACTGGACTGAAAGTCGGGAAGGATTTCTATCTCGCCTTCAGTCCTGAAAGGGTGGATCCCGGAAACAGAATTTACAAGACGAAGAACACACCGAAGGTAGTCGGTGGTGTGACGGAAAAATGCACGGAGCTTGCGAAGATCCTCTATGAAAACGTGCTCGAGGCACCCGTTCACACCGTCTCTTCACCGAGGGCGGCGGAGATGGCGAAGGTGCTCGAGAACACCTTCAGACTGGTCAACATCTCCCTCATAAACGAAGTGGCCATCGTCGCGCGAAGAATGGGAATCAACATCTGGGAAGTGATAGACGCTGCTGCAACAAAGCCCTTTGGATTCATGCCCTTCTATCCCGGACCTGGTGCGGGAGGGCACTGCATCCCGATAGATCCCTTCTACCTCGCTTACAAAGCGAAGGAGTACGACGTGAGGCTCGACCTCGTGGAGATGGCCGGTGAAATAAACGACTTCATGCCCGAGTACGTGGTGATGAGAGTTCAGGACATCCTGAACGAGAGAAAGAAACCTTTGAACGGCTCGAAAGTGCTTCTTCTTGGAGTCGCGTACAAGGGTGATATAGACGACACGAGGGAGTCGCCTGCGCTGAAGGTCTGGGACCACCTCGAAAAGAAGAAAGCGGTAGTTGAATTCTTCGATCCTTACGTTCCGGAAGTGAAGAGAGGAGACAGGATTCACCGACGGGTCGAACTCACTGAAGAGTACCTGAAAGGCGTGGACATCGTGGTGATCACGACCGCCCACAAGAACGGAGTTGATTACGACTTCGTTGTGAAGAACGCGCCCGTGGTCTTCGACACCAAAAACATCACAAAAGACGTGAAAGAAAACAGAGACAAGATCATCCTGCTTTGA
- a CDS encoding amino acid ABC transporter ATP-binding protein, with amino-acid sequence MTVLKVEDLHKYFGKLYVLKGIDLEVKKGEVISIIGPSGSGKSTFLRCINLLEEYQQGKIYFKGELITHRNINRIRSSIGMVFQQFNLFPHLSVLNNLILAPMKVKNMPKDEAVEKARKLLERVGLIEKINEKPGNLSGGQQQRVAIARALMMDPELMLFDEPTSALDPELVKEVLDVIKDLAQSGMTMLIVTHEMRFARDVSDRVVFMDDGRIVEMGPPEKIFSNPENERTREFLEHFLSV; translated from the coding sequence ATGACCGTTTTAAAAGTCGAAGATCTTCACAAGTACTTCGGAAAACTCTACGTGCTCAAGGGAATCGACCTCGAGGTGAAAAAGGGTGAAGTGATCTCCATCATCGGCCCGAGCGGCAGCGGAAAGAGCACCTTTCTTCGCTGTATAAACCTGCTCGAGGAGTATCAACAGGGGAAGATCTATTTCAAAGGTGAACTCATCACCCACAGGAACATAAACAGGATAAGGAGTTCCATAGGTATGGTCTTTCAGCAGTTCAACCTGTTTCCGCACCTTTCCGTCCTGAACAACCTCATACTCGCTCCGATGAAGGTGAAGAACATGCCGAAAGATGAAGCTGTAGAAAAAGCGAGAAAGCTCCTGGAAAGGGTGGGTCTCATCGAAAAGATAAACGAAAAGCCCGGAAACCTCTCCGGTGGACAGCAGCAGAGGGTGGCTATAGCGAGGGCCCTCATGATGGACCCGGAGCTCATGCTCTTCGACGAACCCACCTCCGCTCTCGATCCTGAGCTCGTGAAAGAGGTGCTCGACGTCATAAAGGACCTGGCCCAATCGGGTATGACCATGCTGATCGTGACACACGAAATGAGATTCGCCCGTGACGTCTCCGACAGGGTAGTTTTCATGGACGATGGACGAATCGTCGAGATGGGACCTCCCGAGAAGATCTTCTCTAATCCTGAGAACGAGAGGACGCGGGAGTTTCTTGAGCACTTTCTTTCAGTTTGA
- a CDS encoding penicillin-binding transpeptidase domain-containing protein, with product MKNRLILILMALSFVLIIMKAFQVQILEHEKHKKYIDLLQTRLVKIPAPRGKIISSDGKVLAKDEVVYVLDPWLNSIDELKKTGLFTPEEILSLVKGESIVIDKARADVISKAGMRVVMDYRRKYEPLAPHVVGYVNADRSGMYGVESVYDEFLTGTDGVKMVFVEPSGAISSEVLRSPPKPGEDVTLTIDTRIQKVAEESLEKTGNPGSVILSDVRTGEILVLASFPGYNPQDFYEGFTKREWERLARNSPSPLVNRAISSAYSPGSSIKVLWAIAALLNGVDPEEKINCRGVFDYRNSKGEVVARYRDWKEEGHGLTDLRKAIRVSCNVYFYQLGLKIGVDKMAEVAKKLGIFEKTGIDLPGEKSGTFPTPEWKMSKIGEPWYPGDTILMSIGQGYLTVTPLELLKLVSLVANEGIFYRPHVVKKIGSKVMKPEIETQVQIDEKIWTFLRNAMVDVTSFKGNEEEDPGTAYHVFGDFPYRVAGKTGTAETGSGAPHSWFIGFAPAENPEVSIVVMVEHGGYGSGVASQIARRVLEEYFKLKESAQETPASSRSQD from the coding sequence GTGAAGAACAGGTTGATTCTGATCCTGATGGCCCTATCGTTTGTCTTGATCATCATGAAAGCTTTCCAGGTGCAGATCCTCGAACACGAGAAACACAAAAAGTACATAGACCTTCTTCAAACAAGGCTCGTGAAGATTCCCGCTCCACGGGGAAAGATCATCTCAAGTGATGGAAAAGTGCTCGCAAAAGATGAAGTGGTGTACGTCCTCGATCCGTGGCTGAACAGCATAGATGAGCTGAAAAAAACAGGCCTCTTCACTCCCGAGGAGATTCTCTCACTTGTCAAAGGTGAATCCATAGTCATCGACAAAGCGAGAGCGGATGTGATTTCGAAGGCTGGAATGCGGGTCGTCATGGATTACAGGAGAAAGTACGAGCCGCTCGCACCGCATGTGGTTGGTTACGTGAACGCAGACAGGTCGGGAATGTACGGTGTGGAGAGTGTGTACGACGAATTCCTGACGGGTACAGACGGTGTGAAGATGGTCTTTGTGGAACCGTCCGGCGCGATATCTTCCGAGGTTCTTAGAAGCCCTCCAAAGCCCGGCGAAGATGTAACACTCACGATCGATACCAGGATACAGAAAGTTGCCGAGGAATCTCTTGAAAAAACTGGAAATCCGGGCTCTGTGATCCTCTCTGATGTCAGAACAGGAGAAATCCTCGTTCTCGCATCGTTTCCAGGATACAATCCCCAGGATTTTTACGAGGGCTTCACAAAAAGAGAGTGGGAAAGGCTCGCCAGAAATTCACCTTCTCCTCTGGTCAACAGAGCGATATCGTCCGCGTACAGCCCGGGGTCTTCCATAAAGGTCCTTTGGGCCATAGCTGCTTTGCTGAACGGAGTCGATCCAGAAGAGAAGATCAACTGCCGTGGAGTGTTCGATTACAGAAACAGCAAGGGAGAAGTGGTGGCGAGGTACAGGGACTGGAAAGAAGAGGGTCACGGCCTCACCGATCTTAGAAAGGCGATCAGGGTCTCCTGCAACGTCTACTTCTATCAGCTGGGACTGAAGATCGGTGTGGACAAAATGGCGGAAGTTGCGAAGAAGTTGGGCATTTTCGAAAAGACAGGAATAGACCTTCCAGGTGAGAAGAGCGGTACATTTCCAACCCCCGAGTGGAAGATGTCCAAGATAGGAGAACCCTGGTATCCTGGTGACACCATCCTGATGTCCATCGGCCAAGGATATCTCACAGTGACTCCTTTGGAGCTTTTGAAGCTTGTTTCACTTGTGGCAAACGAAGGAATATTCTACAGACCACACGTGGTGAAAAAGATCGGTTCAAAGGTGATGAAACCGGAGATTGAAACACAGGTTCAGATCGATGAGAAGATATGGACCTTTCTCAGGAACGCCATGGTCGACGTGACGTCCTTCAAAGGAAACGAGGAGGAAGACCCCGGAACGGCGTACCACGTGTTCGGAGACTTTCCGTACAGAGTGGCTGGGAAAACGGGTACCGCCGAGACCGGGAGCGGTGCTCCTCACTCGTGGTTCATAGGTTTTGCTCCCGCGGAAAATCCAGAAGTTTCAATCGTGGTGATGGTGGAACACGGGGGATACGGTTCCGGTGTAGCGTCCCAGATAGCAAGAAGAGTTCTGGAAGAATACTTCAAACTGAAAGAAAGTGCTCAAGAAACTCCCGCGTCCTCTCGTTCTCAGGATTAG
- a CDS encoding putative manganese-dependent inorganic diphosphatase, with the protein MERVYVIGHKNPDTDSVCSAIGYAHFKNNVEKGKTFIPARSGELTNESLFVLKYFGVKPPVLIETLEPTVEDLELKNPIFVSPNTPVYDVAMLMESKGIKNVPVVSKEKMIGVVTESNIARVYVRRLKIEPLVIHPVPFDQLVRILKAEVVCDHMKEKIVAGKVHIAVDALHVLLGKIEIGDVVIVGDNEPAQIALLEKGAKLMIVVNNAPVSNRVLEIAKEKNAAVLRVKFDAFGAAKLINLSLPVTLVMSKKFPTVTKKDTLEEVKEIVFNSKIRAAFVEDEKGRLCGVITRTDLLKDVRKKVILVDHNEITQAPEGVEKAEILEIIDHHRLGGLSTLNPVFFYNEPVGSTSTIVAEFFLKNGVKMEREIAGILLSGIVSDTLFFKLSTTTEKDRKMANLLADVAKLDLEKFAKKLLKEGMKIPEDVDPAELLKRDVKVYEMEEESFAVSQIMTSDFSTLLKEKERFTNALKTLKGEFGVKHFFVLFTNPVEEASLLMMDGDQKLVEKAFNAEKKDGLFLLKGVMSRKKDFVPKIGEVLRRER; encoded by the coding sequence TTGGAAAGAGTGTACGTGATAGGACACAAAAATCCGGATACCGACAGTGTCTGCTCTGCGATAGGGTACGCGCACTTCAAAAACAATGTGGAAAAGGGAAAAACATTCATTCCAGCTCGAAGTGGTGAACTCACGAACGAGTCTCTCTTCGTACTCAAATATTTTGGAGTAAAGCCTCCCGTTCTCATTGAAACGCTCGAACCTACCGTTGAAGATCTCGAGCTGAAAAACCCCATTTTTGTCTCTCCGAACACTCCGGTTTACGACGTGGCCATGCTCATGGAAAGCAAAGGAATAAAAAACGTTCCGGTGGTTTCAAAGGAGAAAATGATAGGAGTGGTCACTGAAAGCAACATTGCTCGAGTCTACGTGAGGAGATTGAAGATAGAACCATTGGTTATACACCCGGTTCCGTTCGATCAGCTAGTAAGGATACTGAAAGCAGAGGTCGTGTGTGACCACATGAAAGAAAAAATCGTGGCTGGAAAGGTTCACATAGCGGTGGATGCCCTTCATGTGCTCCTGGGAAAGATAGAGATAGGTGACGTGGTGATCGTGGGAGACAACGAACCGGCCCAGATCGCTCTTCTGGAAAAAGGAGCAAAACTCATGATAGTCGTGAACAACGCCCCAGTATCAAACAGGGTGCTTGAAATAGCAAAAGAAAAGAACGCCGCCGTTTTGAGAGTGAAGTTCGACGCGTTCGGCGCCGCAAAGCTCATAAACCTTTCACTCCCCGTGACCCTCGTGATGAGCAAGAAATTCCCCACGGTGACGAAGAAGGACACACTCGAAGAAGTAAAAGAGATCGTCTTCAACTCGAAGATAAGAGCAGCGTTCGTAGAAGACGAGAAAGGGCGGCTTTGTGGTGTTATAACTAGGACGGACCTGCTCAAAGATGTGAGGAAAAAAGTGATCCTCGTGGATCACAACGAGATCACCCAGGCACCGGAAGGAGTCGAGAAAGCGGAAATCCTCGAGATCATAGACCATCACAGGCTCGGTGGACTGAGCACTCTGAATCCCGTTTTCTTCTACAACGAACCCGTCGGAAGCACCTCAACAATAGTTGCAGAGTTCTTCTTGAAAAACGGTGTGAAGATGGAAAGGGAGATAGCCGGAATTCTGCTCTCGGGCATCGTTTCCGATACACTCTTCTTCAAACTCTCCACGACGACAGAGAAAGACAGGAAGATGGCGAATCTCCTGGCTGATGTTGCCAAACTCGATCTGGAAAAATTTGCGAAGAAACTGTTGAAAGAAGGGATGAAGATACCGGAAGACGTCGATCCCGCTGAACTGCTGAAGCGCGACGTGAAAGTCTACGAGATGGAAGAAGAATCCTTCGCCGTTTCTCAGATAATGACGTCGGACTTTTCAACACTTTTGAAAGAAAAGGAACGTTTCACGAACGCACTGAAGACCCTCAAGGGAGAATTCGGTGTCAAACATTTCTTTGTGCTCTTCACGAATCCTGTGGAAGAAGCGAGTCTTCTGATGATGGATGGAGATCAAAAGTTAGTGGAAAAAGCCTTCAACGCGGAAAAGAAGGACGGTCTCTTTCTGTTGAAGGGGGTTATGTCCAGAAAGAAGGACTTCGTTCCCAAGATCGGTGAGGTGCTGAGAAGGGAGAGATGA